The following are from one region of the Vidua chalybeata isolate OUT-0048 chromosome 12, bVidCha1 merged haplotype, whole genome shotgun sequence genome:
- the MST1R gene encoding macrophage-stimulating protein receptor isoform X3 has protein sequence MGLLCCVCLWLLLALALLDAGAWQCPRIPYSSTRNFSIPYTLPSLDAGSPIQNVAVFTDSDSPVAAFVAVRNRILLVSPELHLLSVLITGPVGSAKCEICRLCPATTDGPEDTDNVLLLLDPLEPWLYSCGTAQHGLCYQHQLEVQDGKVAITATHCLYSAMGNSPAFCPDCVVSPLGTSATVVATSYASVFYLGSTINSSVAAGYSPQSVSIRRLKGTLNGFSNDFQWLTVLPQYRNNYTIRYVHSFADGDHVYFLTVQPERPGSAVYHTRLARLSTHERDLRHYRELVLDCRFESKRRRRRSGEEDAERDIAYNVLQAAHAARPGARLARDLGINDTDTVLFGAFAESRPESRVPQENSAVCAFPLRLLNQAMEEGMKKCCGTGHQPLLRGLSFFQPVEYCPHNMVLQRSSSYLLTLSNFSLGEPGPVRGAMGLQSHSLFFTAGTKVWLLNVTGPGCRHFSTCQRCLRAERFMGCGWCGDGCRRRHECTGHWVQDSCPPVLTDFHPRSAPLRGRTRVTLCGMTFRSHLDPDPSRSPRGAYRVAVGRRGCTVLPGESESYRPLPTSRRKEFVDVLVCELEPGGPAAVGGPADVVLTVEEPARPSGFRVYGSATLGGFVFVEPHVSALHPPFGPRGGGTHLSLHGKHLSAGSSWQVMVNGSECALTGQPRQGNGTIQCTAPAAGGLGAARVALWIDGEEFPAPVPFQYRPDPTVSAIVPSCSYEGSLLTIVGTHLDSVYRARIRFEAGGVITQATECKNPLAPDRLLCHSPAFPFESKVEVVLGNLSVLLDGADGRWLFRLRYYSRPKVFPLKQEGRRLRLKPGDDEIEVHQLGLDAVATCMNITMTVGGQDCHPNVLKNEVTCRLPRELRLPPAGAPVEICVNGACEALGWVLSPPTSLDLAASLALGTGITFLVCCVLAAVLFRWRWKKGRGTENLELLAQPGRSEPPVTTQRPGVDYREVLVLNTAGTRGPVGPRTRVTSAGANGSAGAGAAGGGSPMPLLRATSCCLEDLRPELLEEVKDILIPEERLVTHRHQVIGKGHFGSVYHGTYTDPLLGDLHCAVKSLHRITDLEEVEEFLREGILMKSFHHPQVLSLLGVCLPRHGLPLVVLPYMRHGDLRQFIRTQERSPTVKELIGFGLQVALGMEYLAQKKFVHRDLAARNCMLDETLTVKVADFGLARDVFGKEYYSIQQHRHAKLPVKWMALESLQTQKFTTKSDVWSFGVLMWELLTRGASPYAGVDPYDMAHYLLQGRRLPQPSHCPDTLYRVMLSCWAPAPEERPSFTGLVGELERVLATLDGEHYVNLTVTYTSLDWGPPFPPAPPGQLPDSEDEDKHNEEEEEEKEEEEDDNTSVC, from the exons ATGGGCCTgttgtgctgtgtgtgcctctggctgctgctcgccctggccctgctggatGCCGGTGCCTGGCAGTGTCCCCGCATCCCTTACAGCTCCACCAGGAACTTCTCCATCCCCTACACACTGCCCAGCCTCGATGCTGGCAGCCCCATCCAGAATGTTGCTGTCTTCACTGACTCCGACAGCCCAGTCGCTGCCTTTGTGGCCGTCCGCAACCGCATCCTTTTGGTCAGCCCCGAGCTGCACCTGCTCTCCGTCCTTATCACCGGCCCAGTGGGCAGTGCCAAGTGTGAGATCTGTCGCCTGTGCCCAGCTACCACAGATGGCCCTGAGGACACAGACAATGTCCTGTTGCTGCTGGACCCATTGGAGCCATGGCTGTACAGCTGTGGCACGGCACAGCATGGGCTGTGCTATCAGCACCAGCTGGAGGTGCAGGACGGTAAGGTGGCCATCACAGCCACACACTGCCTGTACTCGGCCATGGGCAACAGCCCTGCCTTCTGCCCTGACTGTGTGGTCAGCCCACTGGGGACCAGTGCCACTGTGGTGGCCACCTCCTACGCCTCTGTCTTCTACCTCGGCTCCACCATCAACAGCAGTGTGGCAGCAGGGTACAGCCCACAGTCGGTGTCCATCCGACGCCTGAAGGGCACTTTGAATGGCTTTTCAAATGACTTCCAGTGGCTGACGGTGCTGCCACAATACCGCAACAACTACACCATCCGCTATGTGCACTCCTTTGCCGACGGGGACCACGTGTACTTCCTGACGGTGCAGCCGGAACGGCCGGGATCAGCAGTGTACCACACGCGCCTGGCGCGGCTCAGCACCCACGAGCGTGACCTCCGCCACTACCGCGAGCTCGTCCTCGACTGCCGCTTTGAGTCCAAGCGCCGGCGCCGGCGCAGCGGCGAGGAGGATGCTGAGAGGGACATCGCCTACAACGTGCTGCAGGCAGCCCACGCTGCCCGCCCTGGTGCACGCCTGGCCCGCGACCTCGGCATCAACGACACCGACACGGTGCTCTTCGGTGCCTTTGCCGAGAGCCGGCCGGAGAGCCGAGTGCCACAGGAGAACTCGGCTGTCTGCGCCTTCCCCCTCCGCCTCCTCAATCAGGCCATGGAGGAGGGCATGAAGAAGTGCTGCGGCACCGGGCACCAGCCACTGCTGCGGGGGCTCAGTTTCTTCCAGCCGGTGGAGTACTGCCCACACAAT atgGTGCTCCAGCGCTCCAGCTCCTACCTTCTGACCTTGTCCAACTTCTCCCTGGGAGAGCCGGGGCCAGTGCGAGGTGCCATGGGGCTGCAAAGCCACTCGCTGTTCTTCACTGCTGGCACCAAG GTGTGGCTCCTGAATGTCACTGGCCCTGGCTGCCGCCACTTCTCCACGTGCCAGCGCTGCCTGCGGGCTGAGCGCTTCATGGGCTGTGGCTGGTGTGGGGATGGGTGCAGGCGCCGCCACGAGTGCACCGGCCACTGGGTCCAGGACAGCTGCCCACCCGTCCTCACCGAC TTCCATCCCCGGAGTGCCCCACTGCGGGGTCGGACACGGGTGACACTCTGTGGAATGACCTTCCGCTCCCACTTGGACCCCGACCCCAGCCGCAGCCCCCGCGGTGCCTACCGGGTGGCAGTGGGACGGCGAGGCTGCACCGTGCTGCCGGGGGAGAGCGAGAGCTACAG ACCCCTGCCCACCTCGCGCCGCAAGGAGTTTGTGGATGTGCTGGTGTGTGAGCTGGAGCCGGGGGGGCCGGCAGCGGTGGGGGGCCCAGCCGACGTGGTGCTCACTGTGGAGGAGCCCGCCAGACCCTCTGGCTTCCGGGTCTACGGCTCTGCCACCCTCGGCGGCTTCGTCTTCGTG GAGCCCCACGTCAGTGCCCTGCACCCCCCGTTTGGCCCTCGGGGGGGTGGCACCCACCTCTCACTCCATGGCAAACACCTCTcggcagggagcagctggcaggtGATGGTCAATGGCTCCGAGTGTGCCCTGACTGGGCAGCCCAG GCAGGGCAATGGGACAATCCAATGCACGGCTCCCGCCGCTGGTGGCCTGGGCGCAGCCCGGGTAGCCCTGTGGATCGATGGGGAGGAGTTCCCGGCCCCCGTGCCCTTCCAGTACCGCCCTGACCCCACCGTATCCGCCATCGTCCCCAGCTGCAGCTATGA GGGCTCGCTGCTCACCATTGTCGGCACCCACCTGGACTCCGTGTACCGCGCCAGGATCCGCTTTGAAGCCGGTGGTGTGATTACCCAAGCCACA GAGTGTAAGAACCCGCTGGCACCAGATcggctgctgtgccacagcccagccttCCCCTTCGAGAGCAAGGTGGAGGTGGTGCTGGGGAACCTGAGCGTGCTGCTGGACGGCGCCGACGGCCGCTGGCTGTTCCGCCTCCGCTACTACTCCCGGCCCAAGGTCTTCCCCTTGAAGCAGGAGGGCAGGCGGCTCCGCCTCAAGCCCGGCGACGATGAGATCGAGGTGCAC CAACTGGGGCTGGACGCCGTGGCCACCTGCATGAACATCACCATGACGGTGGGGGGCCAGGACTGCCACCCCAACGTCCTGAAGAACGAGGTGACGTGCCGCCTGCCCCGCGAGCTGCGCCTGCCCCCCGCTGGGGCCCCCGTGGAG ATCTGTGTGAACGGAGCCTGTGAGGCGCTGGGCTGGGTTCTGTCCCCCCCCACATCGCTGGACCTGGCcgccagcctggctctgggcacCGGCATCACCTTCCTGGTCTGCTGCGTCCTGGCTGCCGTGCTGTTCCGCTGGCGCTGGAAGAAGGGGCGGG GTACGGAGAACCTGGAGCTACTGGCACAGCCCGGCCGCAGCGAGCCCCCTGTCACCACCCAGCGCCCCGGCGTCGACTACAGAGAGGTGCTGG TGCTGAACACAGCGGGCACTCGCGGCCCCGTGGGGCCCCGCACACGAGTCACCAGTGCCGGTGCCaatggcagtgctggtgctggcgCAGCGGGCGGCGGATCCCCCATGCCCCTGCTCAGGGCCACATCCTGCTGCCTGGAGGATCTGCGGccggagctgctggaggaagtgAAGGACATCCTCATCCCCGAGGAGCGGCTCGTCACCCACCGCCACCAGGTCATCGGCAAAG GGCACTTTGGCAGCGTCTACCATGGCACCTACACGGACCCGCTGCTGGGGGACCTCCACTGCGCTGTCAAGTCCCTGCACC GCATCACGGAcctggaggaggtggaggagttCTTGCGCGAGGGCATCCTCATGAAGAGCTTCCACCACCCTCAGGTGCTCTCGCTGCTGGGGGTGTGCCTGCCCCGCCACGGGCTGCCCCTTGTCGTCCTGCCCTACATGCGCCACGGGGACCTGCGCCAGTTCATCCGCACCCAGGAGCGG AGCCCCACAGTGAAGGAGCTCATTGGCTTCGGGCTGCAGGTGGCCCTGGGCATGGAGTACCTGGCCCAGAAGAAGTTTGTGCATCGGGACCTGGCAGCCAGGAACTGCAT GCTGGACGAGACGCTGACAGTAAAGGTGGCTGACTTTGGGCTGGCGCGGGACGTGTTTGGCAAGGAGTACTACAGCATCCAGCAGCACCGCCATGCCAAGCTGCCTGTCAAGTGGATGGCACTGGAGAGCCTCCAGACCCAAAAATTCACCACAAAGTCTGATGTG TGGTCCTTTGGGGTCCTCATGTGGGAGCTGCTGACACGTGGGGCATCGCCGTACGCCGGGGTGGACCCCTACGACATGGCCCACTACCTGCTGCAGGGGAGACGCCTGCCACAGCCCTCTCACTGCCCTGACACCCT GTACAGGGtgatgctgagctgctgggcgCCGGCGCCCGAGGAGAGACCGTCCTTCACCGGGCTGGTGGGTGAGCTGGAGCGTGTCCTGGCCACGCTGGATGGTGAGCACTATGTCAACCTGACTGTCACCTACACCAGCCTGGACTGGGgtcctccctttccccctgctcccccGGGGCAGCTGCCTGATAGCGAGGATGAGGATAAACAtaatgaggaggaagaagaagagaaggaagaggaggaggatgacaACACATCTGTGTGCTGA